One bacterium DNA segment encodes these proteins:
- a CDS encoding redoxin domain-containing protein, producing the protein MKILSSSLPAAAVLAASLAMPATVAGGDATRPVAAKPPPATSEVVKPAVGGTFPDFRLPDVNGKEVSLSDFRGNAIILSFWSCFTDTCYTSVPVIKDLLAQYADRGLVAPTVCSEIPAALEADGYAGLLKNCGTGQIILVDKDMQLARSFGVKEFPTTYLIDRNYAVWQIIGGVRPLMQEDFRLLVKSLVAE; encoded by the coding sequence ATGAAGATCCTGTCGTCGTCCCTTCCTGCCGCTGCCGTCCTCGCCGCCTCGCTCGCCATGCCCGCCACCGTCGCCGGCGGCGACGCCACCAGGCCGGTCGCCGCGAAGCCGCCCCCGGCAACGTCCGAGGTCGTCAAGCCGGCCGTCGGGGGCACCTTCCCGGACTTCAGGCTTCCCGACGTGAACGGCAAGGAAGTGTCGCTGAGCGACTTCCGGGGCAACGCGATCATCCTCTCCTTCTGGTCGTGCTTCACGGACACCTGCTACACCTCCGTGCCGGTCATCAAGGACCTGCTCGCCCAGTACGCCGACCGCGGCCTCGTCGCCCCGACCGTGTGCTCCGAGATCCCGGCCGCCCTCGAGGCGGACGGCTACGCCGGGCTGCTGAAGAACTGCGGCACGGGGCAGATCATCCTCGTCGACAAGGACATGCAGCTCGCGCGGAGCTTCGGCGTCAAGGAGTTCCCGACGACGTACCTCATCGACCGGAACTACGCGGTCTGGCAGATCATCGGCGGGGTGCGCCCGCTGATGCAGGAGGACTTCCGGCTCCTCGTGAAGTCCCTCGTCGCCGAGTGA
- a CDS encoding 4Fe-4S dicluster domain-containing protein, with translation MPMVVGIYECQDGVPSPEFLRDADAYMRTLAFGKSFLSVKPSQMRTVPVNRSVPVEHPIATYDQAREVLGGARGPFVVIPCICRRAQAMRGKPCAKVAREETCLAFDDMAAMVLRRGHGREIAREEALAILEANQEDGLVLQPANARKPEFICSCCGCCCGMLSIQKRLPHPSDFWSSSYFAEVAADACTQCGTCVSRCQVNAVTLSGTAGEALVNRSRCIGCGLCVTTCPAEALRLVRKEQAPAPPQDEEALCDEIMANKKGPLAQARMLAKLALGMKQ, from the coding sequence ATGCCGATGGTCGTGGGCATCTACGAGTGCCAGGACGGCGTCCCCTCCCCGGAGTTCCTGCGGGACGCCGACGCCTACATGCGGACGCTGGCCTTCGGCAAGTCCTTCCTCTCGGTCAAGCCCTCGCAGATGCGCACGGTCCCGGTGAACCGCAGCGTCCCGGTCGAGCACCCGATCGCCACGTACGACCAGGCGCGCGAGGTGCTGGGCGGGGCCCGCGGCCCCTTCGTCGTGATCCCCTGCATCTGCCGGCGCGCCCAGGCGATGCGCGGCAAGCCCTGCGCCAAGGTCGCGCGCGAGGAGACGTGCCTGGCCTTCGACGACATGGCGGCGATGGTGCTGCGCCGCGGCCACGGCCGCGAGATCGCGCGCGAGGAGGCGCTGGCCATCCTCGAGGCGAACCAGGAGGACGGCCTCGTCCTGCAGCCGGCCAACGCGCGCAAGCCCGAGTTCATCTGCTCCTGCTGCGGCTGCTGCTGCGGCATGCTCTCCATCCAGAAGCGCCTGCCCCACCCGTCGGACTTCTGGTCGAGCAGCTACTTCGCGGAGGTCGCCGCCGACGCCTGCACGCAGTGCGGCACGTGCGTCTCGCGCTGCCAGGTGAACGCGGTGACGCTGTCCGGCACCGCCGGCGAGGCGCTCGTCAACCGCAGCCGCTGCATCGGCTGCGGCCTGTGCGTCACGACCTGCCCGGCGGAGGCGCTGCGGCTCGTCCGCAAGGAGCAGGCGCCGGCGCCGCCTCAGGACGAGGAGGCGCTCTGCGACGAGATCATGGCGAACAAGAAAGGACCCCTCGCGCAGGCCCGGATGCTGGCCAAGCTGGCGCTCGGGATGAAGCAGTGA
- a CDS encoding M48 family metallopeptidase, with translation MSDVALGILVSLLAVRAIETAVAVLNLRSLLPDMPPEMEGIYDRAAYERSQAYARATARAGLVREWVDLAALCAFWFAGGFQMLDALAGAWGRGPVTSGLVYVGALAGLSALLSLPFSIHATFVIEERFGFNRTTPRTFALDRVKGVALAAALGGPLLAAVLALFAHAGSAAWLACWAAVAGYTLVVQFVAPTWIMPLFNTFTPLPAGELRERIERYAASVRFSLENVFLMDGSRRSSKSNAFFTGFGRHRRIALFDTLVAQLTTGELVAVLAHEVGHYVRRHVLKGTVVSIVHTGAMLWVLSLLLDQRWLYDAFLVQRASVHAGLVLFGILLTPVEFLLGAALNAWSRRNEYEADRFAAATTADPEAMVAALKKLSVRNLANLTPHPWHVALHYSHPPLLQRIAALRAAGPGATAR, from the coding sequence ATGAGCGACGTCGCCCTCGGAATCCTCGTCTCGCTGCTCGCTGTCCGCGCGATCGAGACCGCGGTCGCGGTCCTGAACCTCCGGAGCCTGCTGCCGGACATGCCGCCGGAGATGGAGGGCATCTACGACCGCGCGGCGTACGAGCGCTCGCAGGCCTACGCGCGGGCGACGGCGCGGGCCGGCCTCGTGAGGGAGTGGGTCGACCTGGCGGCGCTCTGCGCGTTCTGGTTCGCCGGCGGCTTCCAGATGCTGGACGCGCTGGCGGGCGCGTGGGGTCGCGGCCCGGTGACTTCGGGGCTGGTGTATGTCGGGGCGCTGGCGGGGCTCTCGGCGCTCCTGTCGCTGCCGTTCTCGATCCACGCGACGTTCGTCATCGAGGAGCGGTTCGGTTTCAACCGGACCACGCCGCGCACGTTCGCGCTGGACCGCGTCAAGGGCGTCGCGCTGGCGGCGGCCCTGGGCGGCCCGCTGCTGGCCGCGGTGCTGGCGCTCTTCGCGCACGCCGGGAGCGCCGCGTGGCTCGCCTGCTGGGCGGCGGTGGCCGGCTACACGCTCGTCGTGCAGTTCGTGGCGCCGACGTGGATCATGCCGCTGTTCAACACGTTCACGCCGCTGCCCGCCGGCGAGCTGCGCGAGCGCATCGAGCGCTACGCGGCCTCCGTGCGCTTCTCGCTGGAGAACGTCTTCCTCATGGACGGGTCGCGCCGCTCGAGCAAGTCCAACGCGTTCTTCACCGGCTTCGGCAGGCACCGGCGGATCGCGCTCTTCGACACGCTCGTGGCGCAGCTCACGACGGGCGAACTGGTGGCCGTGCTCGCGCACGAGGTCGGGCACTACGTGCGGCGCCACGTGCTCAAGGGCACGGTCGTCTCCATCGTGCACACGGGCGCGATGCTCTGGGTTCTGTCGCTGCTGCTGGACCAGCGGTGGCTCTACGACGCGTTCCTCGTGCAGCGCGCGTCGGTGCACGCGGGACTGGTCCTGTTCGGCATCCTGCTGACGCCCGTGGAGTTCCTCCTCGGCGCGGCGCTGAACGCCTGGTCACGCCGCAACGAGTACGAGGCCGACCGCTTCGCCGCGGCGACCACCGCCGACCCCGAGGCGATGGTCGCCGCGCTCAAGAAGCTCTCCGTACGCAACCTGGCGAACCTGACGCCGCATCCGTGGCACGTGGCGCTGCACTACTCGCACCCGCCGCTGCTGCAGCGGATCGCCGCGCTCAGGGCGGCCGGGCCGGGCGCTACGGCGCGATGA
- a CDS encoding VCBS repeat-containing protein — protein MPRRACRLGPKVLLFLAVWLVPYSAGTRGALVPAAAAATPAPVTVTAPAAGAVLQWGKTYRVAWRNPNLGTSVRKTRLSISLDGGLHWQFLATLDRNPGSYSWRVHEVPGVMRRCLLNVALLNWRGETIGRGRTGGFFTIRGVVSRYGIGAVESWYLPGYTWGKAAAGDLDGDGRSEIAVLSSSGSSCNFAHVLRRSSDGKLPFVSTIATFGLLDLKDIAAGDLNGDGRADLAFSSVSTLGGAMLGRLLALYQDPASGAIGATSAQKIYGSDKVGDIVIGDFGGTSGMDVAGLAEPATAGNPGAVAIFLQSSTGPLDYERRYDAVSVDLDGEIHAGDVNADGGADLVVQSGERELSVIPRASSALPPGFGAAEPLTVVPATDPPISSYAVGDLDNDGRADLVVASGSTLRVFIRASGGGFRSPMVIPLGLTPRKVAAIDQDGDLLTDIVVDYSQGIAVLRQTCSHTFLPPIVRLVPCQSVGPIGRGSLFQSDVNGDGIPDIVVSGYNGRLSFIFGTKLP, from the coding sequence ATGCCACGAAGGGCGTGCCGCCTCGGTCCGAAGGTTCTCCTCTTTCTCGCGGTGTGGCTGGTCCCCTATTCCGCAGGCACCCGCGGAGCGCTCGTCCCCGCCGCCGCTGCGGCGACGCCGGCCCCGGTGACCGTCACGGCGCCAGCGGCCGGGGCCGTTCTCCAGTGGGGCAAGACGTACCGGGTGGCCTGGAGGAATCCGAATCTCGGGACGTCCGTCCGGAAGACCCGCCTTTCCATCTCCCTGGACGGCGGCCTGCACTGGCAGTTCCTCGCGACCCTCGACAGGAATCCCGGCTCCTACAGTTGGCGGGTCCACGAGGTGCCTGGAGTAATGAGACGCTGTCTCCTCAACGTTGCGCTGCTCAACTGGCGCGGAGAGACCATCGGCCGGGGCCGCACGGGCGGCTTCTTCACCATCCGCGGAGTCGTGAGCCGCTACGGAATCGGCGCGGTGGAGAGCTGGTACCTGCCGGGCTACACGTGGGGCAAGGCCGCCGCGGGGGATCTCGACGGCGACGGCCGCTCGGAGATCGCGGTGCTCTCCAGCTCGGGATCTTCCTGCAATTTCGCGCACGTCCTTCGCCGCAGTTCCGACGGGAAGCTGCCCTTCGTCTCGACGATCGCGACGTTCGGTCTGCTGGACCTGAAGGACATCGCCGCCGGCGACCTCAACGGCGACGGCCGCGCAGACCTCGCTTTCTCCAGCGTCTCCACCCTTGGGGGGGCCATGCTGGGCCGCCTGCTGGCTCTGTACCAGGATCCGGCGTCCGGGGCGATCGGAGCGACCTCCGCCCAGAAGATCTACGGCTCCGACAAGGTGGGGGACATCGTGATCGGCGACTTCGGCGGCACCAGCGGCATGGACGTTGCCGGCCTCGCCGAGCCCGCGACTGCCGGCAACCCCGGAGCGGTGGCGATCTTCCTCCAGAGCTCCACCGGGCCTCTCGATTACGAGCGACGCTACGACGCCGTCAGCGTGGACCTCGACGGGGAGATCCACGCCGGCGACGTGAACGCCGACGGGGGCGCGGACCTGGTCGTCCAGAGCGGCGAACGCGAGCTGTCAGTCATCCCGCGGGCCTCATCCGCGCTCCCGCCGGGATTTGGCGCCGCGGAGCCGCTCACCGTCGTGCCGGCAACCGACCCGCCCATCTCGAGCTACGCCGTGGGGGACCTCGACAATGACGGGAGGGCCGACCTCGTCGTCGCCTCGGGATCCACGCTCCGTGTCTTCATCCGAGCGTCCGGCGGGGGGTTCCGGTCCCCGATGGTCATCCCGCTCGGCCTCACACCCCGGAAGGTGGCGGCGATCGACCAGGACGGCGACCTGCTCACCGACATCGTCGTTGACTATAGCCAGGGGATCGCCGTGCTGCGGCAGACCTGCAGCCACACGTTCCTGCCGCCGATCGTGCGGCTCGTGCCCTGCCAGTCGGTCGGCCCGATCGGCAGGGGTTCCCTTTTCCAGAGCGACGTCAACGGGGACGGCATCCCGGACATCGTCGTATCCGGCTACAACGGTCGCCTGAGCTTCATCTTCGGGACCAAGTTGCCCTGA